In the Chroococcidiopsis sp. SAG 2025 genome, one interval contains:
- a CDS encoding ArsR/SmtB family transcription factor codes for MQVSFSVTSDAIASGFHALSEPLRIRILELLRSSELCVCELSEELGIAQSKLSFHLKTLKEANLVRSRQEGRWIYYSLNLSQFVALEQYLSEYRRFSQLLPARPCEDTPSS; via the coding sequence ATGCAAGTTTCTTTCTCAGTCACCTCCGACGCGATCGCATCTGGTTTTCATGCCTTGTCTGAGCCGTTACGCATTCGGATACTAGAACTTTTACGCTCCTCAGAGCTTTGCGTGTGCGAATTGTCGGAGGAACTGGGAATTGCTCAGTCCAAGCTATCTTTTCACCTCAAAACCTTAAAGGAAGCTAATTTGGTGCGATCGCGTCAGGAAGGACGCTGGATTTACTACAGCTTGAATTTATCTCAGTTCGTTGCGTTAGAACAATATTTATCAGAATATCGTCGCTTCAGTCAATTGCTTCCTGCCCGTCCCTGCGAGGATACGCCCTCATCTTGA
- a CDS encoding TenA family protein, with product MSLSSELWQTNQDLAQACLNHPFVQGIADGTLEREKFAYYVGQDAFFLEAFARAYSIAAAKAPDWEGFNLFHGLAGGVLQELQLHAGYAATWGVNISSVETGTATRRYIDFLSATAWSQDVGLTAVAMSPCMRLYAYLGQKWATKGILTHQYSDWIRTYNSPEFEQLAQQLEKLSDRYTSNSDIVQKTYRYAMLCERDFFQAAWESG from the coding sequence ATGTCTCTATCCAGCGAATTGTGGCAAACTAATCAAGATTTAGCTCAAGCTTGTCTGAATCATCCATTTGTTCAGGGTATAGCCGATGGAACCTTGGAGCGAGAAAAGTTTGCTTACTATGTCGGGCAAGATGCATTTTTCCTTGAAGCCTTTGCCCGTGCCTACAGTATTGCCGCTGCTAAAGCACCTGATTGGGAAGGATTTAATTTGTTTCATGGCTTAGCTGGGGGCGTACTGCAAGAACTTCAGCTTCATGCCGGGTATGCAGCCACATGGGGAGTCAATATTAGTTCTGTCGAAACAGGTACAGCCACTCGTCGCTATATCGATTTTTTGTCGGCTACTGCTTGGAGTCAAGATGTGGGTTTAACCGCTGTGGCAATGTCACCTTGTATGAGACTTTATGCTTATTTGGGACAGAAGTGGGCAACTAAGGGTATTCTCACACATCAGTACAGCGATTGGATTCGTACCTACAACAGCCCAGAATTCGAGCAGCTAGCGCAACAACTCGAAAAATTGAGCGATCGCTACACGAGCAACTCTGATATCGTACAAAAAACTTATCGCTATGCTATGTTGTGCGAGCGAGATTTCTTTCAAGCGGCATGGGAATCGGGCTGA
- a CDS encoding integrase core domain-containing protein: MIYLLDFDDGKHLRFEVNKWFKWYNEQRFHQALDYQTPNTVYWKSLKSLELA; encoded by the coding sequence TTGATTTACTTACTAGATTTTGATGATGGGAAACATTTAAGATTTGAGGTCAACAAATGGTTTAAATGGTATAATGAACAGAGATTTCATCAAGCATTAGATTATCAAACTCCTAATACTGTTTATTGGAAAAGTTTGAAATCGCTTGAACTTGCTTGA